Proteins encoded in a region of the Zea mays cultivar B73 chromosome 2, Zm-B73-REFERENCE-NAM-5.0, whole genome shotgun sequence genome:
- the LOC103646801 gene encoding threonine synthase, chloroplastic → MAATTHAASMSFLLSHPQSRSATPSRHLPLRPAARRIRCATDAAALSPAVTTKHRRAADENIREEAARHPAPKQGLSAWYEPFPPAPNGDPNERYSLDEIVYRSSSGGLLDVRHDMETLARFSGAYWRDLFDSRIGRITWPYGSGVWSKKEFVLPEIEPDHIVSLFEGNSNLFWAERLGRDHLGGMNDLWVKHCGISHTGSFKDLGMTVLVSQVNRLRRAPLSRPIAGVGCASTGDTSAALSAYCAAAGIPAIVFLPANRISLEQLIQPIANGATVLSLDTDFDGCMRLIREVTAELPIYLANSLNSLRLEGQKTAAIEILQQFDWEVPDWVIVPGGNLRNIYTFYKGFEMCRVLGLVDRVPRLVCAQAANANPLYGYYKSGWAEFQPQVARPTFASAIQIGDPVSVDRAVVALKATDGIVEEATEEELMNAMSLADRTGMFACPYTGVALAALFKLRDQRVIGTNDRTVVVSTAHGLKFSQSKIDYHDSKIEDMACKYSNPPVSVKADFGAVMDVLKKRLKGKL, encoded by the coding sequence ATGGCGGCGACAACCCACGCCGCCTCCATGTCGTTCCTCCTCTCCCACCCCCAGTCGCGCTCTGCCACCCCAAGCCGCCACCTCCCGCTCCGTCCGGCAGCCCGCcgcatccggtgtgccaccgacgcCGCCGCCCTTTCCCCGGCGGTCACCACCAAGCACCGGCGCGCGGCGGATGAGAACATCCGCGAGGAGGCGGCGCGGCACCCGGCCCCGAAGCAGGGCCTGTCGGCGTGGTACGAGCCCTTCCCGCCGGCCCCGAACGGCGACCCCAACGAGCGCTACTCCCTGGACGAGATCGTGTACCGCTCCAGCTCGGGGGGCCTCCTCGACGTGCGGCACGACATGGAGACGCTGGCCCGCTTCTCGGGTGCCTACTGGCGCGACCTCTTCGACTCCCGCATCGGGCGCATCACCTGGCCGTACGGGTCTGGCGTGTGGTCCAAGAAGGAGTTCGTGCTCCCCGAGATCGAGCCCGACCACATCGTCTCCCTGTTCGAGGGCAACTCGAACCTGTTCTGGGCCGAGCGGCTGGGGCGCGACCACCTCGGCGGGATGAACGACCTGTGGGTGAAGCACTGCGGCATCTCCCACACGGGCTCGTTCAAGGACCTCGGCATGACCGTGCTGGTCAGCCAGGTGAACCGCCTCCGCCGCGCGCCGCTGTCGCGCCCCATCGCCGGCGTCGGGTGCGCGTCCACGGGGGACACCTCCGCCGCGCTCTCCGCCTACTGCGCCGCCGCGGGGATCCCGGCCATCGTCTTCCTCCCCGCCAACCGCATCTCGCTGGAGCAGCTCATCCAGCCCATCGCCAACGGCGCCACCGTGCTCTCGCTCGACACCGACTTCGACGGGTGCATGCGGCTCATCAGGGAGGTGACCGCCGAGCTACCTATCTACCTCGCCAACTCGCTCAACTCCCTCCGCCTCGAGGGGCAGAAGACGGCGGCCATCGAGATATTGCAGCAGTTCGACTGGGAGGTGCCCGACTGGGTGATCGTGCCTGGAGGCAACCTGAGGAACATATACACGTTCTACAAGGGGTTCGAGATGTGTCGTGTCCTCGGGCTCGTCGACCGCGTGCCGCGCCTCGTCTGCGCGCAGGCGGCCAACGCGAACCCGCTCTACGGCTACTACAAGTCAGGCTGGGCCGAGTTCCAGCCGCAGGTGGCCAGGCCGACGTTCGCGTCAGCGATCCAGATCGGCGACCCGGTGTCCGTCGACCGGGCCGTGGTCGCGCTCAAGGCGACGGACGGCATTGTTGAGGAGGCCACGGAGGAAGAGCTCATGAATGCGATGTCGCTGGCCGACCGCACTGGGATGTTCGCTTGCCCGTACACCGGGGTCGCGCTCGCCGCCCTGTTCAAGCTCAGGGACCAGCGCGTCATCGGGACGAACGACCGCACCGTGGTCGTCAGCACGGCTCACGGCCTCAAGTTCTCGCAGTCGAAGATTGACTACCATGACAGCAAGATCGAGGACATGGCTTGCAAGTACTCCAACCCGCCTGTGAGCGTGAAGGCTGACTTTGGCGCTGTGATGGATGTGCTGAAGAAGAGGCTCAAGGGCAAGCTCTGA